The DNA sequence GAGCCCTTCGCACACGGGGACGCGGGGCGGTTTCTCGCCGAGGCGCTCGAAGTCGCGGGGCGCGAGGTTGCGGCGAACCGCCCGGCCATGGCGCTGGCCAGGATCGCCCCTTTGGTCGAGCGATCCGACCTCCGCCACTACCGCGTCCCGTGCGCGCATTGCGGCCAGGGCACCATCGGGGTCGAGGCGGTCGAGGACGCGCCGCTCGACGCGGCGGCCGCGGGGACTTGACGGCTGCGCGAAGATGAAGCCATGAGCTCCGTTCCGCTGACCCCCAATCGAACACAGGATGCGACGCAGGAGCGCGATCCCGTCTGCGGGATGACGGTGCGCGCCGGAAGCCCGCACCAGACGACGTTCCAAGGCAAGACGTACCGGTTCTGCTCCGCAGGATGTCTCACGAAATTCACCGCGGCCCCCGATCAGTACCTCGCCCCCAAGCCGCAGGTGGATCACGGCGCCAAGGCGCCCCCGGCTGCCCTATCGGCCGAGTACACGTGCCCGATGCATCCCGAGATCGTGCAGAAGGGCCCAGGCAACTGTCCGATCTGCGGCATGGCGCTCGAACCTCGAACGGTTTCGCTCACCGACGAGGAGAACCCCGAGCTCGTCGACATGCGCCGTCGATTCCAGGTCTGTGCCGCGCTCACGGCGCCGCTGGTGCTCATGATGGTTGGCGCGCTGCTGCCCGGTCAGCCGATCCACCGATGGTTGCCGATGCCGCTCTCGAGCTGGGCCGAGCTGCTTCTCGCCACGCCCGTGGTGTTGTGGGGTGGATGGCCTTTCTTCGTGCGCTTCTGGCAGTCCCTCGCAAACCGCAGCCCGAACATGTTCACGCTCATCGGATTCGGTGTCGCCGCCGCCTACCTCTACAGCCTCGCCGCGATGCTGCTGCCAGGGATCTTTCCGGAGTCGTTCCGCGATGCATCGGGAAGGGTGGGCACCTACTTCGAGGCGGCGGCCGTCATCGTCACGCTCGTCCTGCTCGGCCAGGTCATGGAGCTCAGGGCCCGCAGCGAGACCAGCGCCGCCATCAAGACGCTCCTCGGCATGGCGCCGACCACGGCACGGCGAATCCGTGACGATGCCACCGAGGAAGACGTCTCCCTCGATCAGGTCAAGGTCGGCGACCGGCTGCGCGTGCGCCCGGGAGAGAAGGTGCCGGTGGACGGCGTGGTTCTCGAAGGACGAAGCTCCGTCGATGAATCCCTGGTGAGCGGCGAACCGATCCCGGTGGAGAAGGAGCCCGGCATCCGCCTCGTTGGCGCGACGATCAACGGAACGGGGTCCCTGGTCATGCGGGCGGAGAAGGTTGGCTCCGACACGCTGCTGGCACGCATCGTCCAGATGGTCGCGCAGGCGCAGCGCACCCGCGCGCCGATCCAGCGCCTCGCCGACCAGGTCTCCGCCTGGTTCGTGCCCACGGTGGTCGCGATCGCCATCGTGACGTTCATCGTTTGGGCGATCGCCGGGCCCCAGCCGCGAATGGCATACGCGATCCTCAATGCCCTGGCGGTGCTGATCATTGCGTGCCCGTGCGCGCTCGGGCTCGCCACGCCCATGTCCATCATGGTGGCGGTGGGCAAGGGCGCGACGCTCGGTGTGCTCTTCCGGAACGCCGAGGCGATCGAAACCCTGCGCACGGTCGACACACTCGTTTTCGACAAGACCGGAACGCTGACCGAGGGGAAGCCGAAGCTGGTGCGAGCGGTGGTGGCGGACGGCTGGCAGGAGCCCGATGCGCTGCGCCTTGCGGCCGCTCTCGAGCGTGGAAGCGAACACCCGCTGGCCGCCGCGATCGTCTCGGCGGCCAGCGAGCGTCGGCTGCCGGTGAGCCAGGCGACGGAGTTCATGGCGCTCGGCGGCAAGGGCGTACGCGGGAGAGTGGACGGCAAGCCGGTGGCGCTCGGGAATGCCAAGTGGATCGCAGACCTCGGCATGACGGCTGGACCGCTCGAGATCGAGGCGCAGCGGATGCGCGAATCAGGTCAGACCGTGGTGTTCCTCGCGGTGGACCAACGTGTCGCGGCGGCGATCGGAGTCGCCGATCCCATCAAATCGTCGACGTTCCAGGCGGTTCGGCAGCTCCATGACCAGGGGCTGCGTCTCGTGATGCTCACCGGTGACAGCCTCGTGACCGCCCAGGCGGTCGCACGGCAGCTCGGCATCGACCATGTGCATGCGGAAGTGCTTCCCGACCAGAAGGCCGAGGTGGTCAGGAAGCTCCAGGCCGAAGGCCGCGTGGTGGCGATGGCCGGTGATGGGATCAACGATGCTCCAGCCCTTGCCGCAGCGCGCGTTGGCATCGCGATGGGCACCGGTACGGACGTGGCGATGGAGACCGCAGGCGTCACACTGGTGAAGGGCGATCTGGTCGGAATCGTGCGCGCGCGCCAGCTCAGTCGCATCACGATGACGAACATCCGGCAGAACTTGTTCTTCGCGTTTGCCTACAACGCCCTCGGGGTGCCGATCGCGGCAGGACTGTTGTATCCCTTCTTCGGCTTGCTTCTGAGCCCCGTGATCGCCGCCGCCGCCATGAGCTTCAGCTCCCTCTCGGTCATCGCCAATGCCTTGCGTCTGCGAGGCATGGCCCTCGCCACCGCTATGCCAGACCCCAGCGTTCGAGATCATCTTCATCCAGACCGAGGTAATGACCCACCTCGTGCTGGACGGTGATCCGGATCTCGCGCGACAGCTCGTCCTGGTCGCGGCAGGCGCGCAGCAGGTTGCGGCGGAAGAGATAGATCGCGCCGGGGGCCGCTGGAAGATCGGCATGACTCTGCTCCAGCAGATGCCGGCCGACGAACAGCCCCAGCAGGTCGGGGGCCAGTGGCGGCTTCTCGGCGATCAGCAGGTGGCGTGAGGGGAGCGGCTCGACCATGACCGGGATCTGCTGAAGGTGGTCGCGCACCACCTCGGGCAGCTCGGCAAGGCTCTTCTCGACGAGCTGGTCGAAGGCCTCGTCGCTCACCTCGAGCGGAGGGGGAAAGGTCTCGGGATCGATGTCGTTCGCGGCTTCGGCATGCCGCGCCGACGAGTCCTGGTCACCCAGCAGCTCGTGAATCCGGGAGAGCAGCGCGTGCGCCTCCGCGAGCTGCGGCCGCACGGCGAGGGCCTTGTCGGCATCGGCTCGCGCCGCTTCGAGATCCACCCGGTGGAAGCGCGCCAGGGCGCGCAGGTGGAAGAACAAGGCGGGATCGGCCGAGCGCTCGGCACCGCGCAGGGCATCGAGCGCCCGGTCGGGATCGCCCTCCTCGATGGCGACCGCCGCGTCCAGCACCAGCAGGTCGGGATGGCGCGGGCGACGGCCGAGCAGGTCGTTGGTCTCGGTCCTGGCCCGATCGACTTCCGAGCCTTCGAGGAGATCCCACACCTGATCGACCTGGTCCCACTCGGCTTCGGACAGCGCGTCGTACACGGAACCCTCCGGTCGCGCAGGGTACCTGCCGGAACCCGCCCGGACCAGCGCTTGCCCTGGACTTGCCCGGTGCTAGAGTTTTGCGTGGTGTAGACGCCGAAACGTGAGGAGGGCCGCATGACTCAGAGTCAGGCGCTGCGCAAGCTCAAGGCGCGCCATTGGAGAGGTCTGGAGCGCATGCTCAAGCATGCCTATCAGGAGGGCTTCGAGGCCGGTGTGGCCCGGGCGCGCGGACAGGGACGACGCGGCCGGACGATTCGTGGGGACGCGACCATCGATGGCCTGCTGAGGCAGATCGAGCGGCATTTCGGGCTCGATCGCTACTCTTTCGAGGTCCGGGTGGTGCACCCGGTCTCGGGCCGCCGGATCCCGGCTCAGGACCTGATTTCCAAGTACCCGAGCCAGGCTTGATTCAAAGCCCTGCAAAATCCTCGTGGCCCGGGAGCATCGACGCTCGCCTGCCTTGACGCGTTTCTCCAGCGACTTCTAGAATCCAATCCGCTCGGAACCACCCCGAGCGGGTGTTCCCAGCCTCTCCCATCGAACCCACCGGAGATTTTTCGTGTCCCTGCGGTCCCTTTCATCGCGCGTCCGGGTCGTCCTTTCCTTCCTCGTCCTCGCCCTCCTCGTCCTGGCGGTCGCGGCCGCGGTGAGCGACACCAGCAAGCAGCCGGACAAGCTCATCATCCTGTCCACCACGGACGTCAAAGGTAAGACGAGCCCCTGCGGCTGACACACGCCCAAGGGGGGCCTGGCCCGGCGGGCCAGTTTCGTGGACAGCATCAAGGCGAGCTACGGCCAGGTCGTCCTGGTCGACAACGGCGGATTCTTCCCGGAGTCCGATCCGCAGCAGGATGCTGCCTGGTTCCTGATGGACGCGATGAAGATGCTCGGGACCTCGGCGGTCGGCACCAGCGAGCGTGAGCTGCGCTGGGGACTCGCCTACCTCAAGACGCTGGTG is a window from the Candidatus Eisenbacteria bacterium genome containing:
- a CDS encoding metallopeptidase family protein — translated: MYDALSEAEWDQVDQVWDLLEGSEVDRARTETNDLLGRRPRHPDLLVLDAAVAIEEGDPDRALDALRGAERSADPALFFHLRALARFHRVDLEAARADADKALAVRPQLAEAHALLSRIHELLGDQDSSARHAEAANDIDPETFPPPLEVSDEAFDQLVEKSLAELPEVVRDHLQQIPVMVEPLPSRHLLIAEKPPLAPDLLGLFVGRHLLEQSHADLPAAPGAIYLFRRNLLRACRDQDELSREIRITVQHEVGHYLGLDEDDLERWGLA
- a CDS encoding heavy metal translocating P-type ATPase codes for the protein MSSVPLTPNRTQDATQERDPVCGMTVRAGSPHQTTFQGKTYRFCSAGCLTKFTAAPDQYLAPKPQVDHGAKAPPAALSAEYTCPMHPEIVQKGPGNCPICGMALEPRTVSLTDEENPELVDMRRRFQVCAALTAPLVLMMVGALLPGQPIHRWLPMPLSSWAELLLATPVVLWGGWPFFVRFWQSLANRSPNMFTLIGFGVAAAYLYSLAAMLLPGIFPESFRDASGRVGTYFEAAAVIVTLVLLGQVMELRARSETSAAIKTLLGMAPTTARRIRDDATEEDVSLDQVKVGDRLRVRPGEKVPVDGVVLEGRSSVDESLVSGEPIPVEKEPGIRLVGATINGTGSLVMRAEKVGSDTLLARIVQMVAQAQRTRAPIQRLADQVSAWFVPTVVAIAIVTFIVWAIAGPQPRMAYAILNALAVLIIACPCALGLATPMSIMVAVGKGATLGVLFRNAEAIETLRTVDTLVFDKTGTLTEGKPKLVRAVVADGWQEPDALRLAAALERGSEHPLAAAIVSAASERRLPVSQATEFMALGGKGVRGRVDGKPVALGNAKWIADLGMTAGPLEIEAQRMRESGQTVVFLAVDQRVAAAIGVADPIKSSTFQAVRQLHDQGLRLVMLTGDSLVTAQAVARQLGIDHVHAEVLPDQKAEVVRKLQAEGRVVAMAGDGINDAPALAAARVGIAMGTGTDVAMETAGVTLVKGDLVGIVRARQLSRITMTNIRQNLFFAFAYNALGVPIAAGLLYPFFGLLLSPVIAAAAMSFSSLSVIANALRLRGMALATAMPDPSVRDHLHPDRGNDPPRAGR